One window of the Corvus moneduloides isolate bCorMon1 chromosome 10, bCorMon1.pri, whole genome shotgun sequence genome contains the following:
- the COPS7B gene encoding COP9 signalosome complex subunit 7b produces the protein MAGEQKPSCNLLEQFILLAKGTSGSALTALINQVLEAPGVYVFGELLELTNVQELAEGSNAAYFQLLNLFAYGTYRDYVANKDNLPELTVTQKNKLKHLTIVSLASRMKCIPYSVLLKDLDMRNLRELEDLIIEAVYTDIIQGKLDQRNQVLEVDFCIGRDIQKKDISNIVKTLQEWCDGCEAVLLGIEQQVLRANQYKENHHRTQQQVEMEVTNIKKTLKATASSSAQEMEQQLVERECPPHTEQRQPTKKMSKVKGLVSSRH, from the exons ATGGCAGGAGAACAGAAGCCGTCCTGCAATCTTCTTGAGCAGTTTATTTTACTAGCCAAAGGTACAAGTGGCTCAGCTCTGACTGCTCTCATAAATCAAGTGCTGGAAGCTCCTGGGGTTTATGTCTTTGGAGAGCTGTTGGAGTTAACAAATGTGCAAGAG CTTGCTGAGGGGTCTAATGCTGCttatttccagctgctgaaccTGTTTGCGTATGGAACGTACCGGGACTATGTAG CAAACAAAGATAACCTGCCTGAATTAACAGTGACTCAGaagaacaaactgaaacactTGACGATCGTAAGCCTGGCTTCCCGAATGAAG TGCATTCCCTATTCTGTGTTGCTGAAGGACCTGGATATGAGGaatctgagggagctggaagaTCTCATTATTGAAGCGGTTTATACAGATATTATCCAAGGGAAGTTGGATCAACGAAACCAGGTGTTAGAGGTGGATTTTTGTATTGGCAGAGACATTCAGAAGAAGGACATCAGTAACATTGTCAAAACACTCCAGGAATG GTGCGATGGTTGTGAAGCAGTGCTTTTAGGAATTGAGCAGCAGGTACTTAGAGCCAACCAGTACAAAGAGAACCATCACCGAACTCAGCAGCAGGTAGAGATGGAG GTCacaaacataaagaaaacattaaaagctACAGCCTCATCGTCGGCACAGGAGATGGAACAGCAGCTGGTAGAGCGAGAGTGCCCTCCACACACAGAACAAAGGCAGCCCACAAAGAAGATGTCCAAAGTCAAAGGGCTGGTCTCCAGCCGTCACTAG